CAAGAGTCACTTCAAGTTAGGCAGTCtcataagaaaaatataaaagaataaCCCTCTGTTATATGGaagactccacacagaaaggtaaGGTCCCTATGATGACCTGATTCAAACCCAGCTCCTTGTAACTTTGAGGCAACAGAGCTAACTACTACAGTACCGTCTGCATCAAGAACTAACAAACCTGCAATGTATTAAATTACCACAAACTAAAAGCCACAAGATAAGGTCTTACTTTTTATATCTAAGATCTCAGAATCATCGACAgttcctgagggaaatatctggctctgAAGCTGATAAGTTCAGTATGTTCACTAACTAGTTTCTaactgtatttgtctgttgCTGTGATGAACTGGCCACATCTAGTTGGCTTTCTCTGCAAATTAAAGGCTATTTTCTAAATTCTATACAATCacaattctgttgtttttcactcagtttttattcattttccctTCTTAATATACTCGAATGAtgcttgttgctgctgtcaaaCAAGTATTACTGTAGTGCATTGGCTTCTTAACTGTGACTCTACAATTTTTCTGTGGTTTATCTGATTTATTGTGAAATTCAATATGTGATATATTTGTTGCTGATAACTGATCACAGCTCCTGGATGTTGAGAAACTAGATACCAAGCAAGCTGACGCAGAGATAATACATGTTGCAAATTTGTCAAGATGAAGTTGATGATAATCACACTTTGCATTAAAGCAAACATCTCTATAAAAAGGTCTATTTCACCGTCACAGGAACTGACTTGTTGCCACCATGCAGGCTCTGCAAAAACTTCTGCTCCTTCTTGTTCTGACATGTCACGGAGAAAATGGTACgatgcaaaaaaacatatgttCTTCTTCAGCTATTTATTGGGAAAATTATCTAATATTGTATTTTGCTCATTTCTGCAGGACATGGGAGTGAAATCATGGGAAAAGTCCCAGAGGACTCGATGCTGTATATGGTCTCAGTACAGAACAACCGGGGTCATATTTGTGGAGGATTTCTCATCAGTGAAGACTTTGTGGTTACTGCAGCGCACTGTGACGACAGGTGAGTTACCTTTTGATCAAAGTAATTATAAATCAATATAAACGCTATATGTTAATAaaacttttctctttgttgttgcatttgtggaaagtaactaagtatgTGTGCAATGGAAATTAAAATAGTGTAAAAAGGcgcttttgttttatttgtgtatttccattttgtgcAACAATATCTCTGCCACAGTTCAGagttactgttactactactccactacatttatttaacagcttttaCACATGCAGATTGTTAATGcaaactatttttctttttataactcacttattttgtgattttcttaaaatgtttcataGTGAACAACTTctactgttgtgtgtgttctaaaacacattttacaacatcAACTTAGAAATTCAACTGAGTAAAGAATGTGTGtagtggtacttctacttttgTTGTAGAGTAGTTTTGTATATATACTTTATTGTATaatacttgcacttttacttttactaagtttctttacttttgtcTTGTGACGAGGGAACAGGTTTAGAAAATGTAGTGACAACATCTTAACTTCTGTATGTCCCATTCAGTAAACCTACAAGTGTTGTTCTCGGCACCCACAATCTCAAAGAGGCTGAAAAAACAGCTATTAAACAGAAGTACAAACCCAAGGCTTATGAGGACGTTGGAAAAGGTGATGACATCATGCTCCTTGAAgtaagtatactgtatattatttggtagtgtactgtttttgttcagtAGCACTGTCACCTTAATTCAgatgaaaatacacacatggaAATTTACAGATTCCAACATTAGCATTTCAGCAATGATGATTAATGGAAAGcatgaataataaattatacattttaaaaatagattttgtttgtgtcttcagttGTCTATAAAAGTTGAACTGAACAACAGAGTACAAACAGTTAAACTTCCAGAATCTggaataaacataaaagaaaaccaacagTGCCTCGTAGCTGGATGGGGTAAAACTACAACTTATGGTCACGTTGAGAATGAGCTGAGAATGGTGGATGTGTCGGTCGTTGACAAGGAAATATGTAAGACGGAGTGGAAGAATCTTCCTCCCAATGTCATCTGTGCAGGTGGATATGGTACAGAAGCCGGATTCTGtcaggtttgtttttgtctatttgttGAAATTGTCAACCAATTCTTAGTCTAGAAGTGATAGaagacttttaaattaaaataaagaattaaactAAATGATATTTCTGTCTCACAGGGGGATGGTGGTGGCCCTCTAGTGTGCAACGAGACAGCTGTTGGTATTGTGtctttcaacaaaaacatggcGTGCACCTACCCAGATGCCCCAAATGTCTACACTGACGTATCAAAATATATTCACTGGATCAACAACATTATCCAAAGTCCAAGGCTTAGAGACTCACAATCTTGCAAGTTTTGTGTCAGAAAACTTTTACTGTGATACACAGGTATTGTTTGTCTGAAATTGAGAATCCTTTGctgttaaaactaatttaaaaaaggaaaaggaaaaacgtATTCCTCCATGTTTAATGATTTTATATCCACAAATATAGCATTTTTCTACCTTATTAAATAAAGAGACTTACCCAACAACAGCCGTTCTTCTCCCTTCATACttatcaaagacaaaacaaataatataaactaataaaatataaaactgaaaataggAAGTATTGACTCCTTTAAAGTAACAGGCCTAAATCATcactgcagtgaatgtgtttcaggTGTTGTGTTTACACTCCCCtacaaaagtattggaacagtggCGCCACTTCTACTTTTGCTGTAGAAACATGTGGATTTTacatcaaaagataaaaagatcagcattttagtttttatttccaggtgtttacgcctggatctgatacacaacttagacgatagcagctttttatttgaacccacccatttttcatgtgagcaaaagtattggaacatatGAGTAACAGATGTGTCAACATGAAACCAGAGCGCTGTCTATGGGCAGATAAAGTGTGAACATCAACACTAAAATATGAGGTTGGAAACTGTGGTTTCTGCAGCTTATCAAGTTTGTTACATGtgacttttttaaatgtatattttatacttGTGTAGTGCTTCCTTCAACATCTAAAAGAAGAACAGCGCCATGAGCTCATAAACTTTACTTTCcaacaacagaatgaaatcagttagtaaaatgtgaaactaaGTTCCCAAATTATAGCAAAATTcattatataaaaaagaaaatgagtaaaagtacttttgttgagccaaataaaatatcaccagATTGCTGTCTATCTTACTTTGTTCAACCTTTGAAAATAGGGTTACAATACTTAATATATCTCACAGTCAAGAAACACAGTATCAAAACTTTgtattcaaataaaagaaaacattaattggTATGACCTTCTCAATTTAGCTCAATTTTGAGGGCCCACACACGTCAGCTGGCGaccaaatagaaaacagataagcaaaaataaaaataccttACCCCCTGTTGCAGGCCTGGTCGACGCTTGGGAAGGTGGTGGTAAAAAAGCGTTAACGTCCTTTTACTCTAGCTGCAGAAATCAAAGTTGGAAACTCACATACAGCCAGTGTCAATATCAATGTCCATGTCCATGCACCTCCACACTGTCGGGACTATCCAGCAGCAGTCCCTAGCTTAGCTCACAGCTAACCGCGATAGGGggttcagttcatcagtgaggTGAACTGTGCCCTCCTCTCTTGTTGTCAGAGGAGCTGTCAGGCTTTCTCCTGATCACATGGAGCGATATCTGGGAAGTCTGGAAAAGTCTCTTCTCAGGCTAGCTAGTTGTTAGCCCGCAATGCTAATCAAACAAGCTGACCTCTTCCTAGTTGTTTGCAGAGCCAGTGTAGGTTGGAACGGCTACTCAACGTACTTTAGTCCACTGTACTGTAGCGCGTACAACAGCCGGAGTAACAAGCACAATATTCAAAAACTGTACTTATCCTTTATAATGTCTGTTTCCCTCGTCTACATTGTCTTTTCGAGCGCAGCGTGCCGCTGACCCCTTGACCTCCCTCGCTCCTTCAGTGTCGTCACACTTTATTTTCCAATCACAATAAAAAGAATTAAACATGGTTGGTTGTTCAAACCAGAAGCACATTGTACATAGTACACTGCAACCAAACTACAATATACACTTTAACAACAATGTGAATTATTTCTATTGACCTAAACaccaaatgaagaaataaagaagctgAACACATCTgcaacatttttacaaaacaaaagaactggTTATGCATAGTTTCCTAAATTTAAGTAATGTGATTTAGGTGCCTAAGGTATTATTCTAGGGGCTACACTTGCAAACAACAGATGCATAACGGTTAAAAGACAAGCACGTCATGTTATGAATCATCAGATTTAAACCAATTTAGCATGGTACCTATAAAGCCAAAAAATCaactaaaatgcaaaaatagtacttaaagaaaacataaaaaaaaaaaaaaaaaaaaagaatgagtgTAAAGACATGTaggtgtttatgtgcatgtcaaactgaaaaaaatggCAGCAAtaatatttatcatttcatcTCAGCATGCTAATATTAGCACTAAAGTTAAAGAACAGCTGGAGTTGAGAGGTGATGGAAATACCTTTAGGGAAGAGCATGtgtagtaaaacatttaaaaactcacATCACTTGATCGTTACTCATTTagcagcaaacaaacatgtacGTTAAAGGTTTTCAGAAATATTTTCTCATCAAAAGATGataaatcaaactaaacatAAAATCTCTCCTTGTCTCAGCTCAACCGCAGAGCCGAGCTGAATGAAGCAGTGCAGCTGATCTCTATGAAAGCAGGCAGGCTGAGGACAAGGAGCCTGTGCATCACGGTCGGCTGGGGGGACATAGGGGACAACAACACCTTACCAAGCACACTCCAAGAAGTCAACGTAACCACTCTACCACAGCAGACGTGGTGACAGACAGCGACATTAGGttaacataatatataaaagCACAACTTCCTTCATTGCTAAATGTCTTGTTGGCGTTTGTATATTTAGGTAGCTTGATTCTTGTAAAGTAAATTAATGctcattgtttcatttaataaatgaaacaattaCAACAATTATGTGGGTGTTATTCACACCCAATTATTTGGGTGTGAATAACATTTTGAGAGATATTTTGCAACTTTGCTAACATAATTAGTGTCACAAGTTAGGAGGGGGAACGAGGCAGGAATTAACttaaaacaggatttattaggcaacacaacaaaaacagagaactAAGGGGGTtgtcaaccgacactacaaaaacagacaggaaaacgcaaagacaaagtgacaacgtAAAACCACCAACATGGaggaggacaaagtaacaaaacaagaaaccaaagtacaaatcAAAACCACTGCACAATGGCAGGAAAAAACTCACtggaaatacacaaataatgGGGGGTAggagacagggctgaggaggacgagcaggagcaggcCGGTTTCAGGCATGGGGaaacaggctggaaacaggttgagggacgacgaactgacagagggaaaagggctgaggagagttttgtagggaaaagtggaaacaggtgagtccaatgttcagctgactgctgggagcagagggagcgaagtggctggtgggcggagtccagagggagagtgagaggaagaacTGAGGGAAATCCCAGGCTGGCCtggtgccaggccgaaaccatgacactTTTTGGATAACCCTGGACTCTCCGTTTGTGTTACGCTGGACTGCTCGTCAATTTGTTGGACCTTGTtctcatttgtgtgtttgtttgttttttcctgccCTTGCAGTGTTCTTTTGGTTGATACTTTGCACGTCTAGTTTGTCTCTTGGTTTCTTGTCCGCAATAGTGCATggtttttcgttgttacttaTTATTCCGTTAGTAaatttgttcttgttttactgCCTTCAgtagtgatttttgtttgtcaggACCACCATGCTGTCTGACTCCCTAATATAAGAATTATATTAACTGAACTATCTCACAAGGACAAAGTCATGCTCACAGGAGTCGCTTCACGTTCTGCAGTCtcatgagaaaaatataaaagtatgaCCTTATGTTATATGGaagactccacacagaaaggcccCTAAGGTGACCTGATTCAAACCCAGCTCCTTCAAATTTTGAGGCAACAGAGCtaaatactacagtacagtgcCGTCTGCATCAAGAAATAACAAACCTGCAATGTATATGTAACTAAAAGCCACAAGATAAGGTCTTAATTTTTATATCAAAGATGTCAGCATCATCAACAGttcctgagggaaatatttgGCTCTGAAGCTGATAAATGGTTCAGTATGTTCACAAACTAGTTTCTaactgtatttgtctgttgCTGTGATGAACAGGCGATCTCAAGTTGGCGTTCTCTGCAAATAAAGGCTATTTTCTAAATTCTATACAATTacaattctgttgtttttcactcattttttattcattttccatCTTAATAAACTTGAAAAATAtgcttgttgctgctgt
This genomic window from Anabas testudineus chromosome 4, fAnaTes1.2, whole genome shotgun sequence contains:
- the LOC113151998 gene encoding granzyme-like protein 1, producing MQALQKLLLLLVLTCHGENGHGSEIMGKVPEDSMLYMVSVQNNRGHICGGFLISEDFVVTAAHCDDSKPTSVVLGTHNLKEAEKTAIKQKYKPKAYEDVGKGDDIMLLELSIKVELNNRVQTVKLPESGINIKENQQCLVAGWGKTTTYGHVENELRMVDVSVVDKEICKTEWKNLPPNVICAGGYGTEAGFCQGDGGGPLVCNETAVGIVSFNKNMACTYPDAPNVYTDVSKYIHWINNIIQSPRLRDSQSCKFCVRKLLL